GGCTTCCCAGGCTCGGCGAATTTGGCCACCAGGCTCTGGAACCAGTCACCATCAGCAACCCCGAGCGCAGCTTCCACCGGCGGTACCTCACCTAGTACCTCAAGCGCAATAGACAGATCATGCGGCATCAGGATCCAAACCGCGTCGACATCAGGATGAGGGCTGGCCCACTGGCGCCGAGTGGTGTGGATCCCTTGAATCTCACCCAACTCACCGGACCGGGCGAGTTCGGCCAGTTTGAGAATCCCCGGATGGTAGCGCCACTTGTCCATCACAAAGATGCGATCACCGGCCTCGGCGATCAAGTCGCGAGCCTGGTCGAGCTGGTCCGTCAACGGCTTCTCGACGAAGATCGGCGCGTTGGTTGCGAGCAGCTGTTGCACAACAGCGAAGTGCTGATCGGTCGGGACTGCCACGACGTAGCCGTCGACCTCGCCCACGTCAGCTAGTGCGTCGACGACCCGGTGGGCGCCATGTTCGGCCGCGTTGCGACGGGGACCTTCAGTCGGCGCGACCACGGTGACCTCCACGCCCAGGGTGACCAGATCCCGACAGATCAGCGACCCCCACCGCCCGCAGCCAACCAAGCACACTTGCTGGGTCATTGTCGATCCCTCTCCTTGGTCG
This portion of the Candidatus Nanopelagicales bacterium genome encodes:
- a CDS encoding Gfo/Idh/MocA family oxidoreductase, which gives rise to MTQQVCLVGCGRWGSLICRDLVTLGVEVTVVAPTEGPRRNAAEHGAHRVVDALADVGEVDGYVVAVPTDQHFAVVQQLLATNAPIFVEKPLTDQLDQARDLIAEAGDRIFVMDKWRYHPGILKLAELARSGELGEIQGIHTTRRQWASPHPDVDAVWILMPHDLSIALEVLGEVPPVEAALGVADGDWFQSLVAKFAEPGKPWVVVDVGVGNDGFDRQIQVQGSNAVGVLSDGWADSIQVLREVAGSMDPQREIVPTPGELPLLAELRAFVEYLAGGPAPKSSGPEALLLIERIDEARRVALANMRS